The Mycolicibacterium duvalii DNA window TACATGCGGCGTTATGACGACCCGCCCGGAACCGATCGCGTCGTCGAGCACGAACCGCTGCGACTGGCCGGTGAGCCCAACCAGGCGATGGAATAGGGCACGTCGAATGTGCGAGGAGGGCGGCCTCTCGGGCTCTCCGCCACCATGAGCGCACGCTCGGCGCGGCGGATTTCGGAAGGGGGCTACTGTTCGGGACGGGACGCCGCCGGCGCGAAGCCCTGACCCCGAGAGGAGGCCCAACATGAGCGATTCGGACCTGCAGGACGCGGTCATCGCGGCCGGATCGGCCATCGAACAGGCCGTGGCCGTGTTCATGCTGCATCCGGAAACGTACGGCGGCAGCGTCGCTGCCGGCTTTGAGAATCCGCTCGCCGGCTACGTCGCGGGCCGGGGCGGGGTCCTCGGCGAGGCCAGCGGTACCACCGTCGCCGCGGTCTTCGCCGTGTTCGAACCGACCGGGCTCGCCGCGATGTGGGACGAAGGCGTCGCGGTGCGCGGCGCCGCCGGTGCGGCGCAGGTGTACTGGGAACAGACCGCGGAGTTCGGCCGCAAGTACCTCGGCGACGCCGACGGGGTGGATCGCCTTGCCGCACTGGGGGAGAAGGTCATCGCCGCGACGCCCATCGCGGGGCTGCCACTGTTCGCGGGCTGGCGCGAGATGGCGCTGGCCGACGATGCACCCGCGCGGGCGCTGCAGGTGATGTTCGTCCTGCGCGAGCTGCGCGCCGGGGTGCACTTCGGCGGACTGGCACTGGCCGGGATCGCCCCGATCGAAGCGCACATGCTCAACAAGGGCCCGCGATACGCGGCGATGTTCGGCTGGCCCGAACCCTATCCGGACGGCGCGGACAAGAGGGACCGCTACGACGAGGTGGAGCAGGCGACCAACCGGCGGATGACTGAGATCCTGACCGCCGCGCTGGAGCCTGCCGAGGTCACCGAACTGGCCCGGCTCAGCACCGCGGCGCTGACGTCGTTGAAGGCCAACGTCCCCGGCTGACCGACGATGTGCGCAGCAGAAGATCCGGCGGATGCCGGCGAGCAGGAGCCGGACTACCGGTTCACCCTGGCCAACGAGCGCACATTCCTGGCCTGGATCCGGACCGCGCTGGCGCTGATCGCCGGTGGCATCGCCGTCGTCCAGTTCGTGCCGTCCTTCGGGATCCCCGGCGTACGGCACGCGCTGAGCGTGGCGTTGACCGCCGGCGGCGGGCTGCTCGCGGCGCTGGCGGTCCGGCGCTGGTGGCACGTTCAGGCAGCGATGCGCCGTGACGAGGACCTACCCCCCACCCACGTTCCGGTGCTCCTCGGCGGCGCGATCTTCGTCGTCACGGTCGCGGTGCTCGTGGTGCTGATCATCTGGCCGCCTGCCGGCAACTGAGATGCCCCGGCGCGAACCGAGCAAACCCGGGCTGCCCGCGGAACGCACCCTGCTGTCGTGGGAGAGGAGCTCATTCGGCTTCCTGGTGGGCGGTGCGCTGGTGCTGCTGCGTGAACACGGGCCGCTGGGCCCGGGCCGGGCACTCCTGGCCACCATTGCAGCGCTGCTGGCCCTGCTGGTGCTCGCGCTGGGTTACCGACGGTCCCGCGCGATCAGGGCCAGTCCGGTCGTTGCCGGACGAGTCGTCACGTTGGCACCACGCGCGGAGGTGATGGCGATCGGCGGCGCGACGGTGTTGTTCGCCGCGGCGGTCGTCGGCGCGCTGCTGTACTCGGTGGACTGACCGATCGAGGCGGCCCCGGACCACCTAGGCCGAGTCGGCGGATTCCAGCGCCTCGATCGCGGCGCGCAGTTTGGCGGCCGCCTCGTCGGCAACCTCGCGCAGACCCGGTTGGTCGGAGACCTGAACCATGATCTGCGGGTCCATCGCGTCGACGATCACGGTGTCGCCGCCGGCCGATGCGTCGGCACGGACCGCGACGTTGCACGGCAGCAGCAGCCCGATCTGGCGATCGGCGTTGACCGCGCGATGGGCAAGCGGTGGATTGCAGGCGCCGAGGATCAGGTAATCCTCCATGTCCTCGCCGAGTTTCGCCTTCAGCGTGGCCTTCATGTCGATCTCGGTCAGCACGCCGAAACCCTGGTCCGACAGCGCCTTACGAGTGCGCTCCACCGCATCCTCGAACGAGGTGTGCAACGTCGTGGACAGTGCGTAACTCATAGGTCCCTCCGCTCCGGTTGGTGTCGGCCGGCCGCACCGGCCGGTCAGGCCAGCGCCAGGAACAGCTTCTCGAGCTCGGCTTCGGACATCGGCTGCTGTCCATCGGCGGCCTCTCCGGTCAGGCATTCCCGCAAACCGGTGGCGACAATCTTGAAACCGGCTTTGTCCAGTGCCCGCGACACCGCCGCCAACTGCGTGACCACGTCCTTGCAGTCGCGGCCCTGCTCGATCATCGAGATCACTCCGGCGAGCTGACCCTGCGCGCGGCGCAGTCTGTTGAGCACCGCAGCGATCGCGTCCTCGTCACCTACCATGGTGAGTCTCCTTTCCACGGACGAATACAGCAATGGTACCCGCGGGGGTATTCCTGTGGGGGTTCACGCCGCCGCGCCGCGCGGCGTCGCCTGGCGAGTGAGCCGCCGCAACGGGCATCGGGCGTATCGAGCACAGGCCACCGTCATGATCGCGGCGATCGCGGTCAGCGCGGCGGCCGCGACCCCGACGCTCAGATGGATCTCCTGGGCCAGGATGACCGAGGACATCGCGAGGACGAACCAGCCGAAGGCCTTCCGCAGGCTGTCGGGGTTGACCAGCGCGGTCAGCCGCGCGCCGAGCAGAGCGCCCACCACCGCGGCGGCGGTCACCGCGAGGGCGACCGTCCAGTTGATCTGGACGCTGGACAGGTAGCCGCCCAGACCGGCGAAGGACTTCATCGCGATCACGATCAGCGAGGTGCCCACCGCGACCGGCATCGGCAGCCCGCCGAGCAGGGCCAGGGCAGGCACCACCAGGAACCCGCCACCGGCGCCGACCAGGCCGGTCACCAGCCCGACCACGAGACCCTCGGCGAGGATCTTCGGGACCGGCAGCCGATGGTCGCCGTCGGCGGTCTCGACGGTCTTGCGGCCGCGCAGCATCGCCACCGCGGTGGCGATCATCATCACCGCGAAGCCGATCAACAGCACGGTGCCCGGGATGAAGCGGGCCAGCAGCCCGCCCGCGTAGGCACCGGCCATGCCGGCACCACCGAAGATCAGCCCGGTGCGCCACTGCACTCGGCCGGCCCGGGCGTGCGAGATGGCCCCGATCGCGCTGGTGACA harbors:
- a CDS encoding SCO6745 family protein, with translation MSDSDLQDAVIAAGSAIEQAVAVFMLHPETYGGSVAAGFENPLAGYVAGRGGVLGEASGTTVAAVFAVFEPTGLAAMWDEGVAVRGAAGAAQVYWEQTAEFGRKYLGDADGVDRLAALGEKVIAATPIAGLPLFAGWREMALADDAPARALQVMFVLRELRAGVHFGGLALAGIAPIEAHMLNKGPRYAAMFGWPEPYPDGADKRDRYDEVEQATNRRMTEILTAALEPAEVTELARLSTAALTSLKANVPG
- a CDS encoding metal-sensitive transcriptional regulator, coding for MVGDEDAIAAVLNRLRRAQGQLAGVISMIEQGRDCKDVVTQLAAVSRALDKAGFKIVATGLRECLTGEAADGQQPMSEAELEKLFLALA
- a CDS encoding DUF202 domain-containing protein, whose translation is MPRREPSKPGLPAERTLLSWERSSFGFLVGGALVLLREHGPLGPGRALLATIAALLALLVLALGYRRSRAIRASPVVAGRVVTLAPRAEVMAIGGATVLFAAAVVGALLYSVD
- a CDS encoding DUF302 domain-containing protein — its product is MSYALSTTLHTSFEDAVERTRKALSDQGFGVLTEIDMKATLKAKLGEDMEDYLILGACNPPLAHRAVNADRQIGLLLPCNVAVRADASAGGDTVIVDAMDPQIMVQVSDQPGLREVADEAAAKLRAAIEALESADSA
- a CDS encoding sulfite exporter TauE/SafE family protein, with protein sequence MIALAIGLAVFVGVALGLLGGGGSILTVPLLAYVAGMDAKQAIATSLLVVGVTSAIGAISHARAGRVQWRTGLIFGGAGMAGAYAGGLLARFIPGTVLLIGFAVMMIATAVAMLRGRKTVETADGDHRLPVPKILAEGLVVGLVTGLVGAGGGFLVVPALALLGGLPMPVAVGTSLIVIAMKSFAGLGGYLSSVQINWTVALAVTAAAVVGALLGARLTALVNPDSLRKAFGWFVLAMSSVILAQEIHLSVGVAAAALTAIAAIMTVACARYARCPLRRLTRQATPRGAAA
- a CDS encoding YidH family protein; the protein is MCAAEDPADAGEQEPDYRFTLANERTFLAWIRTALALIAGGIAVVQFVPSFGIPGVRHALSVALTAGGGLLAALAVRRWWHVQAAMRRDEDLPPTHVPVLLGGAIFVVTVAVLVVLIIWPPAGN